Below is a window of Camelina sativa cultivar DH55 chromosome 11, Cs, whole genome shotgun sequence DNA.
tttaataattgaaatattaataatctttaaaatttttaaaaagttatacatttgaatttttaaagttattaaaagttgaaattctttaaaataaagaaccataataaaatgcataaatttttttaatttcaatgactgataaatcaaggtttttgctcattcgtattcagaatcattttggtctcttttttattaatatgattttgaatctttgtctagttttcttaggtgatgtacgacattttgtatatttttttttattcatcagttgagcaatatatgtctgttttaaaaaatttaaattacatcatatgcagaaaaaaacttaaattttattaactaaatatattagataaaaaattaaaataatttaaatataaataaaataaatgtgaaagaagaatcacataattttgttttaattaggttgagagatttccttatctttcacatgttacctataattgatttatatgttactataattaactaaatccatACTATCCAGAAATCAGACTAACCCGTATATTATGATACACCTATGtcacaagtttataaccaaaaaatcataaataaatttattatatagtatacaaaaaaCGTCGtgtatttccgttttattatataagggatttttaaaaaaataattatcttccgtgtaagtgattatgtttgtatgcccatcttttggtctaatatcaataagatcgtttctgtttttctttagttggctttgaaaccaattttgagttaagcaaataatgggtcgaattagggataggactcagacgtgttcaaaattgtttgctcgcgactcttgggggacttaggttctcctagtactgccatattctgagactttgtggcttgggagtatggttggtatatcgaattcggatgacgatccgggggcgcgttgtagggtggcaacccgagagacgagtattggattttctttatatattatggcatgcgggcttaggccttATAAGGacccaacattatggcatgcaggcttagacctgatgaggagccaataaaaactcaaagttTAGGCCTaagagtaaaggaaagtccaaaagtcgagagcaaataatgcctggagcgtgagtctatcgcctagaggtgactttCCGTAGattggtcggaggagtgcgggccgtggagatggtcgcacaggagtccttggcggatggttgttcgagattcgaggacgaatctatgttggtgggggagaattgtaacatccgcgaaccgaaatcccggtttaagcctgcatgccataatgttgaaCGCTGCaaccgatgcaaggttggttttcaatggacgagtttaagttaaacgctgcgttttgggttagggaaaacccttaactcgagtgttttgtctcattcgggagtttagccgtttttgagagaaaagaaagagagaaaagtgttcttgagtgttcttggagattttgggaTATTGGAAGCTGTtcttgtagagatctgtagctgggatcgttgtaggagcttcctggaagtgttttctttttgtttaaggttcagaattgtcttggcaaaggtaagtgcagtaccatgacttatctaagctggagatttctctgatctgcttgttatgtgttgtttggcttgttagatttttatttgggacattaggaagctttctggttgcttgggatcgagttatgtggttgtaggaacgaagatccagcgagaagctttgggggaaaacgatgctcggcaatgcatcggtcgatgcactttgtgcgttggtcgatgcaagtgcgaggacggcgcgtaaaactttaggtttttcgtgctatgtcgagcatgcgtcggtcgatgcaagtgcgaggacggcgcgtaaaactttagggttttcgtgctatgtcgagcatggaTTATTACACGTATATAACCTATATGTATCTAATTTGGTCTCTTCTAGACTCGTCTCATTTTATCATGTCCCGTCCCATCTCCTCTCATCCCTTCTCCTCTCGTCCGGTCTCCTCTCTTACCATATACATCAGAAtttttcaatctaatatttgttctcttttaaataattactcgtTAGGCAATATTTTAATAGAgattaggtaaaaaaaattagacgAAATACCCGAATTCTTCTtgaacatttaatttttatttatttacttgaaattatccaaaaataatttcaattttaaaaattatctaactgtttaaaaaaaataccaaaattctGAAAGTATCCGTTTCAAAGTTGCTAGTTACTTCACGAAATATATAAAGTCTCCGTTTgaataattaattacatttattagtaaaaaataattttcaaaaactctcaaaatagtttcaaaacttctcatatatatatatatatatatatatatatttgttaaataaaatgtaaaatttattcgaatttttttttttacatcaagtgCTTCTTTAGCGTACAGCTTGTTAAAGTGTTTAATcataaaagcaaagaaaatcCTTTCTTATTATGTAGCAAACCAGAAAAGCATAGTGTTTAACCCCTAGGATATGGcacaataatttgttttttacgtaatcattttaaatatatatactatttttaatgTGGATGGtgttaataaaatagaaaatgataaTTACCCTTGTTATAGcaccaaattaataatattttaaaattctatcaATATCGATCCAAACCGTCTCGCCATATAAACAACAACGGACCTAGTACAAAGTTAGGAGGGTCTGCTGACCTCcctaatatttaaattttgtgattttaattctctatttaaatatttaatttacatctagttagtaaaaaatatatataattcacaaaaactctcaaaatattttcaaaaatactcattttttttgtggaatagtttgtaatttagtttgtaatttttgtggAATAGCTTACACGAAATCATTTATcctgcaagaaacaaaaatatatatactaaagaaCATAGATATCAAATTATTCAAAATGTAAATCAGAATAAAAAGAGTAgcatatatagaaaaaagaaaacattaaacatgaAATATACATCGAGCGTAAATATATATGATGCGTTTTAGTAACAAActttgaaacaaatataaaacatataaaaaaatcttaaatatgaaacatataaaaaatcttaaactttaaaaatattatttaagttCGAGTATACAATGATAAGAAGTAACACTAACTTCTAAATTACAGAAATATAGCTCCCATTCTACTTATCATTTTTATGTCATAAAAAAATGACAGCATTAGaacaatgaaaatgataatgaaTAATAAAGTTTTCTTATCTTTATTCTTAAAGTAAAAtcacataataaaattaatcGAAGTAGACTGACTAAAATATGGTAATATGGTCTACCTCCCATGTAATCACATCTCAAAAACTCAATCAAATATAGGAGCaagataagatatatatatatatatatatatatatattgatttttaataaagtaTTTTGGAGACTGCGTTGATAATACCCATAGTTTTCCAACTATGTTTGATCATAGTctacaatataaaaattaggTCAGTTGTtgaaaaaagattataaaaaataaaatagaataaaaaaatgttaactaAAAGAACTATAAAAACTCAATTgtacaaaaagcaaaaacattaaatattgtGTATCAAGGGttgaaataatatttctttatatagatGAATGAAGAGTACTGGAGAAGtttagttttaataaaaaaatctaaacgaatatattaaaatatattaggaaGATTGGtaattaaatttcaaagattctcaaaataaaatgaaaggaATTATAACTTGTCAATTGGAACTATAactagtaaattttaaaaataaaatttcagataTGATTTCAACACAAATTgatgtgacaccccggtttcataaacttgcggagaggtttaagataattaatttggccacctatgtcactaaagtgcacttatcttttcggtcaatgggcctgagagaactccacagttaagcgtgcttgagcgggagtagtctcaggatgggtgaccttacgggaagtgactgtcggaactgtacgagtgaggacaaaacatagggaaagatcatgtggtgatttgtaggacgataacaagtctttaaaaacctcccggacatagcaaaccggtcgtcggatatggatgggctcacaaGCCTAATGAGaggacatgaggcccattaaagaaggtTGGCCAATGGACTGAGATTGGACATGGAGCCCATTACGAGGTGGCGGTCCGGGTGTTACAATTGATAATTGAAATTATAATTAGTAAGAACTAAAGCTATTTTTTTAGCAAATTAttcaagttgattttttttgtattataaatcgGGATACAAATATAGCAACAACTTTAAGATTTGTATCCCTACTTAATCACATTTCCataattttcgttttgttttagttacaaaaatatttaatatatggcTTACATTTAAGCATAATAAATCACGTTATATGAGAAATAATTGTAGCAATTAATACTTTCATAATCACTACTGTACTTTCCAGTTTCcataatataaataacatattttcgaaattttaaaactttttaatcttATGGTTATCAATCCGACTTCTGATTCAATTTTGGTTGAAattgttatagtttttttttacatatctttgtttaataaataaatttatctaaACTATAGTGGATGATTTTGTACCGTGTCGGTTTGAATTCAGGAACTAATCAAATGtcccaattttttaaaataaaaatgggcTTTATATGGGTGTGCTTTATGAGAGTCGAACATCCAACTTATAGTTATATACATTGTAAagtttacagttttttttttgtaacatgaTTGAGCAGtaaaattttaatcataataacaatattttaataattttgttgttgatacTTTAATCGACATATcctattaatttttaacaatttaatgTTAAATCATTGATACATTTGAATCCaagatttatatagttatttgtttaaaaaaatataagttcaaTTTTAAGgttaaaaagagaataaaataattaacccGTTCTACAAtgttcatatattaatttttaaataataatattatagagatgttttctttttgtagaatGAAATTAGTATGACTTTAATacataataaaacatatttttgtcgtatttataacttttcttaataaaaaaaaatcttaatagaAAAAATCATGTACTAATCGAGAGTTGATAGATATTTCAGATGTTAGTAAACCTTGATTCTTGCTATGTTAGGGAGAAACAGTAGAGAAATGTGTTGAAATCTGATGAAAGAGAAGACATTACAAAATATGACATGTCTGGTTCTCATAAAGGATCATGTCTTCTTAGCTTGTTGTTAGCAGCTGCATGTTCACATACCAACTGAATGGATTATGGTGATACTATGATGAAGAATCCATCAATGTAGTAGAACAAAGCATTCCCAactaccaaaaaagaaacatgtttcACAAAATCTCAGCAGATTCCAACATGTGAACGTATCAAATCTCATAAAGTAAACTCTTTGAAAAAAGGCAGTAGATGAGATTTCTATTTACCTAGATCCCAGTACTCATGCTTATGCAAGTGTTCAACCTTGTAGCAGTTTGCAGCAGAAAGATTTGCAATGAGCGACCTACAAAAAAAGGGAGACACGCCTCAATACAACTCAACAGAAGGACATCTTATTAAGCGAATAATCAAAAGCAAATATAAAGATTGACTATAACCTAACCTTTCTCCACCAAGAACACAGACACCGCAAGTTCCGGTAGGTTTTGactcatctccaaaatagtggacCTGGATATAGAACAATAGGTAATAAACAGTCTCTTTTCCCGTTGATATGGACTTAAAGAAGACTCACATTGACACCAGCTGCGATAGCATCCTTCATTGCATCTCCTTATTTGTCCTTTCCAATGGATCCCATGTAATTGGTTGCCTAAAGAGTTTGAAGCATCCACtgcaataatcaaataaattgtaAGGTTAAGAAACAAAAGGTACTAACATTTAGAAATAGTTATGAGGATAAGGTTTAACAGTCGTTTACCTGGGCACCTGAAAAAACGAAACCAAATCAAGAAGATATCACAAATTCTTCTAATATACCTAAACAAATATAGAATAATAGTGCAAGAAGATGTTGAATTTACCTCCAGCAATGTATTCGATTGAAATTCTGCCTCATTTCATTGTACCAATTATGATGTGAATTAACAAAAGAGAATGTGAAATGTAGCCATCTTAAAATAATGATGATGACCATCGAACATCCGATGGTTTAATATTCTTGTTTCTCATATTGTTACTCTGGTCAAGAAAGTCATACAATTACCAGCTCATCAGGTTACGATTTTGCAGTATTATGAAGTTTTTTCCtcaccaaattatatataaacgtCAATcctacaaaacccaaaaacctgaaactaagaagaaaaaaaaatctgggaaTTGAACAAACTAAGGTctcattaaaatataaaaaacaacttACATCTTGTAAGCTTCCCAATTACTTTGTGCCATAGCTTCAGCCCAAGATCgagatataaaaaaagagtaattgATGGAAatcttcatttttaaataagcaaaaatgATATAGGCTCagagtttttttattcttttaataaacaaacaaaccttaaTGGTAAAAGTatggttttgggtttttgtctctttttttcttttaattaagtttagACTGAGTTTTATCATCTTATAATCATGCTGATGACCATAGAAGAATCCAAAACCATTCTACATCAAGATTCAGAAACAAAATTCCAATTACACTTGGTTTTAATCATCAAACACagatttaaaatctaaacttaattaaaagataaaagaaacaaaaaaccttTGCATATACACGAAGcttgaacaaatttttttgccttcttctcttcctcttatcATCTCTTTGACTTTGtcgacaaaaaggaaaaaagtctTATCTCTCCATTTGGGAAAGACGGCGAGAAAGAGTAGGCTTGGTCAAAAAACTGGAACCCAAAATCCGAATCGGAACCGATCCAAAAATATGAACCCGAATTCGAATTCCGAACCGGTAAAATATTCTATTGGGTCCTAAACTCGAAAACCCGGAACCAAACTCAGGACCGAACCGAAAACCGAATGGGTATCCAACATACccgaaataaaataatatacataaaatattagttataatttgtttctttataacaCAGTTATTCAAAACGATagcttaaaattcaaaaatattaattttttatagattaaaatactaaaaataaccaaaattatattgaaatgtttaactatatattcaaaaaattaaccaaaacttttaaaacatatatttttaaagatctTTTCTTAATATTAAGAATTAAATTTTCAGATAATCGGATAAAATTCGGGTATTTTGGGTAATCGGGTAAAATTTTGGGTAATCGGGTacaaaatacccgaacccgaatgatACCCGATAAATATCTGTGTATTTATAGGTTCTGATATTTTAGACCCGAACCGATCCGAACCCAATAAGACctgaaccgaacccgaaccggtATTTTCTATTTATCCTATTGGATCCTAAACTCCTCTACCCGAAAGATCCGAACCTGATCGGTTCCTACCCGAACCCGACCAAAATACCCGAATGCCTAGGGCTAAGAGAGAGCATAGgcgaaagaaaaaataatttaggttTAGTACACTAAGTCAATTGAACGGTTCAGATTTattctcaaaaatataataaacgaTGGagattaaaaattgaaaccagGTCAGATTACTGGGTAAAACAGATCTGCGTGTTTATCCGAATTCAGACAGAAATTAATTGAGAAAATTACCctcagcaattttttttttttttgtcttaactCGAATGGCATATCcttataatttcttaaaaaaaaggttaatttgTTAAACGTCTTTTCTTTTAATACTAGGGATTATTTCGTTCCAAATTTCCAATGATGACTTAAATTGTTTAATATGCCCCTCCACTCCACTAGGACCACTAGCTATCCTTAAATAACTGTCTTTTTCGGTTAATCAACTCATTCTTAGTTtataaagttaatattttatgtaatggtttcttaccaaaaaaaagttttctatagtttaaaatatcattattgtTTGGAGTCATTGCCAATGACATAAATGacttattaattataatcattgCACTACAAATATTTTCTATGTCTGGAAAATTTAAAAACTCATTGTAATGACTAAATGCTGTTTTCATtgtgataagaaaaaaaaatttaaattttgttagaCTATTAATTCAACTTTTCATATAttagcataattaaaataattcatAACAGTCTAACtaagttattattatatatatatatattaataatcacattaattattttttttaattttaaccgtatcataataattataaaccgtaaccgtatataaccgtAATCGTGGTCATGTCTAAGGTGAAACTAAAAGAATCAAtgatcagattttgtttttcggCGATGATTTCTTTCACCAGGCAGAAATTCAAAGACGGCGGAGGTTAGGGTGAATATTTTTAATTCGACCCGgcacatattattttgtttcgaatataatattaaactagtgatccatactcactaacaacctaacccCAATCGATATAACAGCggaaatacaaaacaaaattaaaccaaaaactccAATAGAAACAACAACCAATTAAAACGActtgacccgttttttttaattaataaataataaatatataaatataatataataataaacatctAAGTTAGTgctcccatacccactaaccacCTAAACACGATcacaccaaacagcggaaataataaaaccaataaccaatatcaaataaaccgtaataattccaaaaccataaactaaagatctaatcaacataaaccagaaaaccagcaatcctaaacaacattctaggactcaactctagcaatctaacaAAAACCAGACAACAAAcaagcgagccactagaacatcttcctcttcattgccatgatcccatggtcacactttgcctctacttgcaccacaaacacaatgagatgcgtgaatattaccagaaatacccagtgagacgatcctcccatctacgagctatacacacaagcaaatcaagagtacaactccaaataaaatataacaaaccaaccattaaacagaacaaccaataacactttcaccacacctacacatcatcacacaaaacattAGATAAGCttatggtcatgcactcaccttaacaagttattcacgaaaataaaaacaaccaaatgagaggctctccaatatccaagaacaaccaaactcgctcctacaaccaatcacaccaataaacaaacattgaaaacaaactgccagaaaaatcagaaaagaacaacctcacaagtgaaactaAGAAATCAAAACGAACTGTTAACTTTCTGATCCCTTCGGTGAAAAGTAAGGTCGACacgtccagaagcttcccacaaatTTTCAGAACGATCAGATCTCAggtgaaaccgcaatcgatcccgaaacacccgctggtctcaatccgcgactgagacGAAATGCCCCActaaactgccaataactcctagaatattaacccaaattcacttctgtaaaaaggagagtgtacgaatatctcttagctacaaccctaccaaaaaaatatctttcgAAACGTTTTGAGTAATCGGATCTGCC
It encodes the following:
- the LOC104723878 gene encoding adenosine kinase 2-like → MKDAIAAGVNVHYFGDESKPTGTCGVCVLGGERSLIANLSAANCYKVEHLHKHEYWDLVGNALFYYIDGFFIIVSP